The following nucleotide sequence is from bacterium.
CGCAGACGAGAGTATATAATGACGTCCCATGCAAGAAAAGAAATGAATGATGATGAGTTAACCATTTATGACATTGAACGTGGTATCCTTACTGGTGAAATAATAGAACGTCAGAAGGATAAAGTGACCGCTGAATGGAAGTACCGCATCAGAGGAGAAACGATTGAAGGCGATGAAGTTGAAGTAATTGCAAAGCTAAGTCCGACCAATAAACTTGTTTTTATTACTGTATATGTACCATGAAGGTAGGAGGAAATCAAATGGTATGTGACATTTGTGGGCAAGAAGGGGCTCGCATCCGCAGGGTTGCCGAAACCTATGGCAAAAGGAAGGATTTGATAGTAATAGAGAATATCCCCATGGTAAGTTGCACCAGTTGTGGAGAGAGCTACTTTACAGCAGAAACCCTTCATGAAATTGAGCGCATTAGAATCCATCACAAGAGTTTTGCTGTTGAAC
It contains:
- a CDS encoding DUF4258 domain-containing protein, whose protein sequence is MTSHARKEMNDDELTIYDIERGILTGEIIERQKDKVTAEWKYRIRGETIEGDEVEVIAKLSPTNKLVFITVYVP
- a CDS encoding type II toxin-antitoxin system MqsA family antitoxin, producing MVCDICGQEGARIRRVAETYGKRKDLIVIENIPMVSCTSCGESYFTAETLHEIERIRIHHKSFAVERPVEVAQFA